A window from Ictalurus furcatus strain D&B chromosome 16, Billie_1.0, whole genome shotgun sequence encodes these proteins:
- the LOC128620877 gene encoding GTP-binding protein Di-Ras2, protein MPEQSNDYRVVVFGAGGVGKSSLVLRFVKGTFRESYIPTIEDTYRQVISCDKSICTLQITDTTGSHQFPAMQRLSISKGHAFILVYSITSKQSLEELKPIFEQICQIKGDVESIPIMLVGNKIDETSGREVETSDGEAMSKRWKCAFMETSAKTNHNVKELFQELLNLEKSRTVSLQIDGKKNKQQKRAEKLKGKCVVM, encoded by the coding sequence ATGCCAGAGCAGAGCAACGATTACCGTGTGGTTGTGTTCGGGGCTGGCGGAGTCGGCAAGAGTTCCCTAGTCCTGCGTTTCGTGAAGGGAACTTTCCGCGAGAGCTACATCCCTACCATTGAGGACACGTACAGGCAGGTAATCAGCTGTGACAAAAGCATCTGCACCCTTCAGATCACAGACACCACAGGCAGTCATCAGTTCCCTGCAATGCAACGCCTATCCATCTCCAAGGGTCACGCCTTCATCCTGGTCTACTCCATAACCAGCAAGCAGTCTCTGGAGGAGCTAAAGCCCATCTTTGAACAGATCTGCCAGATCAAAGGCGATGTGGAGAGCATTCCTATCATGTTGGTGGGCAACAAAATTGATGAGACCAGTGGCCGTGAGGTGGAGACCAGCGACGGCGAGGCCATGTCCAAGAGGTGGAAGTGCGCCTTCATGGAGACTTCAGCCAAAACCAACCACAATGTAAAAGAGCTCTTCCAGGAGCTGCTGAACCTGGAGAAGAGCAGGACTGTCAGCCTCCAGATTGATGGCAAAAAGAACAAGCAACAGAAACGTGCTGAGAAGCTAAAGGGAAAGTGTGTTGTCATGTGA